One window from the genome of Prosthecobacter vanneervenii encodes:
- a CDS encoding class I SAM-dependent methyltransferase translates to MPAASSAPEQRFSDRVENYVRYRPGYPQEIIPLLQREAGLTPQSVIADIGSGTGISAELFLKAGFSVHAVEPNGDMRAAAERLLAPFPNFHSVNASAQATTLPDHSIDLIVAAQAFHWFNSPETRSEFNRILKPGGHIALIWNERKLDSTPFLRVFEQLLLTFGTDYTAIRHENVNAAALASFFSGPYATHTFANEQRFDFEGLKGRLLSSSYAPAEGQPRHEEMIAELRRIFDAHQVAGQVCFEYDTRVHLGH, encoded by the coding sequence ATGCCAGCCGCCTCCTCAGCCCCCGAGCAGCGCTTTTCCGACCGTGTGGAAAACTACGTGCGCTACCGCCCCGGCTACCCGCAGGAGATCATTCCTCTGCTGCAGCGCGAGGCCGGGCTCACACCGCAGTCTGTCATCGCCGACATCGGCTCCGGCACCGGCATTTCCGCCGAGCTTTTTCTGAAAGCCGGCTTCAGCGTGCATGCGGTGGAACCCAATGGCGACATGCGCGCCGCAGCGGAGCGGCTGCTGGCACCTTTTCCAAACTTCCACAGCGTAAACGCCAGCGCACAGGCCACCACGTTGCCGGATCACAGCATCGATCTCATCGTGGCCGCACAGGCCTTTCATTGGTTCAACTCGCCTGAGACGCGTTCGGAATTCAACCGCATCCTCAAACCAGGCGGCCACATCGCGCTCATCTGGAACGAGCGCAAACTCGACTCTACCCCCTTTCTTCGCGTTTTCGAGCAGCTGCTTCTCACCTTTGGCACGGACTACACGGCTATCCGCCATGAGAATGTGAATGCTGCTGCACTCGCCTCCTTTTTCAGCGGTCCGTATGCCACGCACACCTTTGCGAATGAGCAACGCTTTGATTTTGAGGGGCTCAAAGGCCGCCTGCTTTCCAGCTCCTACGCACCCGCTGAAGGCCAGCCACGCCATGAGGAAATGATCGCCGAGCTGCGCCGCATCTTCGACGCGCATCAGGTGGCCGGGCAGGTCTGCTTTGAGTATGACACGAGGGTGCATCTGGGACACTGA
- a CDS encoding sugar transferase: MQLTELLDSALLAFCLWFGHFLRADLVPVFFPDAVTIPAMDKFYWVVAVVAPFTPIVLEARGFYSNIHNKTLGRSIRQLIEALTIIGMCIAFCIVFFKWAVESRAVVVFSVALGALALLLRESWQRDIIRRQMASGKGRERVLIAGAQADIESFMTGMTTEQRAEVEVLGQIDIMQRPISDLVAALHEHSISRVLFAAQHVHFSKIEEAVQACEMEGVEAWIAADFFQTAIARPTFDVLGGRLMLVFHSTPQASWELLFKGIVDRVGALILLLLSLPLWLVAVIGIRMGSRGPVFFKQERAGLYGKPFTMWKFRTMHQGAEAKRGELEAHNEMAGPVFKITNDPRIFAFGRWLRRTSIDELPQLINVLRGEMSLVGPRPLPVYEIQRIEKHAQRRRLSVKPGLTCLWQITGRNGIKNFEEWVALDLKYIDNWSLWLDLQILAQTLPAVIRGIGAS, from the coding sequence TTGCAGCTTACTGAACTGCTCGACAGCGCCTTGCTGGCTTTCTGCCTGTGGTTTGGTCACTTCCTGCGTGCAGACTTGGTTCCAGTGTTTTTCCCTGACGCGGTGACCATCCCGGCGATGGACAAATTTTACTGGGTGGTGGCTGTAGTGGCCCCCTTCACTCCTATCGTGCTGGAAGCTCGCGGCTTTTACTCAAACATCCACAACAAGACGCTCGGGCGCTCCATCCGCCAGCTGATCGAGGCACTGACCATCATCGGCATGTGCATCGCCTTCTGCATTGTGTTCTTCAAATGGGCGGTGGAAAGCCGTGCGGTGGTGGTCTTCTCCGTGGCGCTCGGTGCGCTCGCCCTGCTGCTGCGCGAATCCTGGCAGCGGGATATCATCCGGCGGCAGATGGCCTCTGGGAAAGGCCGCGAGCGCGTGCTCATCGCTGGCGCACAGGCGGACATCGAATCCTTCATGACTGGCATGACCACCGAGCAGCGTGCCGAAGTGGAGGTGCTGGGACAGATCGACATCATGCAGCGTCCCATTTCAGATCTCGTCGCTGCTCTGCACGAGCACAGCATCAGCCGCGTGCTTTTTGCCGCTCAGCATGTGCATTTCAGCAAGATCGAGGAAGCCGTGCAGGCCTGTGAGATGGAAGGCGTTGAGGCGTGGATTGCGGCGGATTTCTTCCAGACCGCCATCGCACGGCCCACTTTTGATGTGCTGGGCGGCCGCCTCATGCTGGTCTTCCATTCCACGCCGCAGGCCTCCTGGGAGCTGCTTTTCAAAGGCATCGTGGACCGCGTGGGGGCGCTCATCCTGCTGCTGCTCTCCCTGCCTCTGTGGCTCGTCGCGGTCATCGGCATTCGAATGGGTTCTCGCGGGCCAGTCTTCTTCAAACAGGAGCGCGCAGGCCTCTACGGCAAGCCCTTCACCATGTGGAAATTCCGCACCATGCACCAGGGAGCCGAGGCCAAACGTGGCGAACTGGAGGCGCATAATGAAATGGCCGGCCCCGTGTTCAAGATCACCAACGATCCACGCATCTTCGCCTTTGGCCGCTGGCTGCGCCGCACCAGCATCGACGAACTGCCGCAGCTCATCAATGTGCTGCGCGGCGAGATGAGTCTGGTAGGGCCGCGACCTCTGCCGGTATACGAAATCCAGCGCATCGAAAAGCATGCCCAGCGCCGCCGCCTTAGCGTGAAGCCCGGGCTGACCTGCCTCTGGCAGATCACGGGCCGCAACGGCATCAAGAACTTTGAGGAGTGGGTGGCGCTGGATCTCAAGTATATCGACAACTGGTCCCTCTGGCTGGACCTGCAGATCCTCGCGCAGACCCTCCCCGCCGTGATCCGCGGCATCGGTGCGAGCTGA
- the fabV gene encoding enoyl-ACP reductase FabV, with protein sequence MIVAPKIRGFICTTAHPTGCAKHVAEQIAVVKSRGPIANGPKKVLVVGASTGYGLSSRIAAAFGSGAATMGVFFEKPGEPERCGTAGWYNSAAFETEAKAAGLYARSFNGDAFSDAMKATVIEAIKADLGQVDCVIYSLASPRRTHPKSGEVFKSVLKPIGSASYTNKNLNTGNGVVNEVTIEPANEDEIAQTVAVMGGEDWEMWIDALQSAGVLAEGVQTVAYSYIGPEVTWPIYKNGTIGRAKEDLERVQRVLDGKLASLKGKAWVSVNKALVTQASSAIPVVPLYISLLYKAMKAEGSHEDCIEQMDRLFRERLYNGNPQPDEAGRIRVDDWEMKPALQELVGKRWAEVNTENLAQLGDFEGYQTSFLRLFGFGLDGVDYNAEVDVSIGVPSLA encoded by the coding sequence ATGATCGTCGCACCCAAAATCCGTGGATTCATCTGCACCACCGCCCACCCCACCGGCTGTGCCAAACATGTCGCTGAACAGATCGCCGTCGTGAAGTCTCGCGGCCCCATCGCCAACGGGCCCAAGAAGGTGCTCGTGGTGGGGGCCTCGACCGGTTATGGCCTGTCCTCCCGTATTGCGGCGGCGTTTGGCTCCGGTGCGGCTACCATGGGCGTGTTTTTTGAAAAGCCCGGCGAGCCCGAGCGCTGCGGCACCGCAGGCTGGTACAACTCCGCGGCGTTTGAGACCGAGGCCAAGGCCGCAGGCCTGTATGCCCGCTCTTTCAATGGCGACGCTTTCTCCGATGCCATGAAGGCAACCGTTATCGAAGCCATCAAGGCGGATCTGGGTCAGGTAGACTGCGTCATCTACAGCCTCGCCTCCCCGCGCCGTACGCACCCGAAGAGTGGCGAAGTCTTCAAGTCCGTGCTCAAGCCCATTGGCTCCGCTTCCTACACCAACAAGAACCTCAATACCGGCAACGGCGTGGTCAATGAAGTGACCATCGAGCCCGCCAACGAAGACGAGATCGCGCAGACGGTGGCCGTCATGGGCGGTGAGGACTGGGAAATGTGGATCGATGCGCTTCAGAGCGCTGGCGTGCTGGCCGAAGGAGTGCAGACCGTGGCCTACAGCTACATCGGGCCGGAAGTGACCTGGCCCATCTACAAGAACGGCACCATTGGCCGTGCCAAGGAAGACCTGGAGCGCGTGCAGCGTGTGCTGGATGGCAAGCTGGCCTCCCTGAAGGGCAAGGCCTGGGTCTCTGTGAACAAGGCGCTCGTCACGCAGGCCAGCTCTGCGATTCCTGTGGTGCCGCTGTACATCTCTCTGCTCTATAAGGCCATGAAGGCCGAGGGCTCCCACGAAGATTGCATTGAGCAGATGGACCGCCTTTTCCGCGAGCGCCTTTACAACGGCAACCCGCAGCCAGACGAAGCCGGACGCATCCGCGTGGACGACTGGGAAATGAAGCCTGCGCTGCAGGAGCTTGTCGGCAAACGCTGGGCCGAGGTGAACACCGAAAACCTGGCGCAGCTGGGCGACTTTGAAGGCTACCAGACCAGCTTCCTGCGTCTTTTCGGCTTTGGCTTGGACGGCGTGGACTACAATGCCGAGGTGGATGTCAGCATTGGCGTGCCTTCACTGGCCTAA
- a CDS encoding type I 3-dehydroquinate dehydratase, with protein MAQLVSSKNLLFSTKPLAVGVVSDAAALEHLLSLDNAARANLCDLAELRLDQLKVPADELRAALAGNSLPLLLTARHPAEGGQGPEDPKARAAMIEPLLDLATLIDLELRSAAQMQGTIQKARAAGVPVVGSFHDFQATPADEVLRGAVNFAQQAGVDAVKIATYLNSQDDLARLMKLAGETHRLRLSAMGMGPWGRVSRLVLAKCGSLLNYGFIGVSNAPGQWPVARLKELLAEL; from the coding sequence ATGGCTCAACTCGTTTCCTCTAAAAACCTGCTTTTCTCCACCAAGCCCCTCGCGGTTGGAGTGGTGTCTGATGCGGCTGCCTTGGAGCATCTGCTCTCTCTGGACAATGCCGCCCGTGCCAACCTGTGCGATCTGGCCGAACTGCGTCTCGATCAGCTGAAGGTGCCCGCAGATGAGCTGCGCGCCGCCTTGGCTGGAAACAGCCTGCCGTTGCTGCTGACGGCCCGTCACCCCGCCGAGGGAGGTCAGGGGCCTGAGGACCCCAAGGCCCGCGCGGCGATGATAGAACCCCTGCTGGATCTGGCCACGCTGATCGATCTGGAGCTGCGCAGCGCCGCGCAGATGCAGGGCACCATCCAGAAGGCGCGGGCCGCCGGTGTGCCGGTGGTGGGCTCCTTCCATGACTTTCAGGCCACGCCCGCCGACGAGGTGCTGCGTGGGGCGGTGAACTTCGCCCAGCAGGCCGGGGTGGATGCCGTCAAAATAGCCACCTACCTGAACTCCCAGGACGATCTGGCGCGCCTCATGAAGCTGGCAGGGGAGACCCACCGCCTGCGGCTCTCCGCCATGGGCATGGGGCCGTGGGGGCGTGTTTCACGTCTGGTGCTGGCTAAATGTGGCAGCCTCTTGAATTACGGCTTTATTGGTGTCTCAAATGCTCCTGGCCAGTGGCCTGTCGCCCGCCTGAAGGAACTCCTCGCTGAACTTTAA
- a CDS encoding D-alanyl-D-alanine carboxypeptidase family protein, protein MIFRCQPPYLRRAMLAGLFCASITGCDDPKREQQLQWREEEVEAKSAAISKREKEFAAEKQMLAQAKADIAAREAAVEQLKKKLETQLADEIEKTKKVRREIEIKNLRGSIPQITAGRCIVIDPETDDVLFEKNPDQRGAIASTTKIMTGLLVVEAGDLDKVVTVELADTQCAPVRIGLKVGEQYTRRQLLTAMLVKSSNDIAQALARDNAGSVAAFAQKMDDRARQLGLQNTHFVNPHGLPSLTDEDPYSTARDLAVIAKAADKLPDIRAIVKLQSYKFVKPDGKSIDLANTNRVLRTASYCDGMKTGFTEAAGYCLVATGERNGRRRIVVILNDSHEGVWRDAQALLDWALKA, encoded by the coding sequence ATGATCTTCCGCTGCCAGCCCCCCTATCTCCGCCGCGCCATGCTGGCCGGCCTTTTCTGCGCATCTATCACCGGCTGCGACGATCCCAAACGTGAGCAGCAGTTGCAGTGGCGCGAGGAGGAGGTGGAGGCTAAGTCGGCTGCCATCTCCAAGCGGGAGAAGGAATTTGCCGCCGAGAAGCAGATGCTCGCCCAGGCCAAGGCGGACATCGCCGCGCGTGAGGCCGCTGTGGAGCAGCTGAAGAAAAAGCTCGAGACGCAGTTGGCCGATGAGATCGAAAAGACCAAGAAAGTCCGTCGCGAAATCGAGATCAAAAACCTGCGTGGCTCCATCCCCCAGATCACCGCAGGGCGCTGCATTGTCATCGATCCTGAAACAGACGACGTGCTTTTTGAAAAGAACCCCGACCAACGTGGCGCCATTGCCAGCACCACAAAGATCATGACCGGCCTGCTCGTCGTCGAGGCGGGGGATCTGGACAAGGTGGTCACGGTGGAGCTTGCGGATACGCAGTGTGCCCCGGTGCGTATCGGCCTCAAGGTGGGCGAGCAGTACACGCGCCGCCAGCTCTTGACCGCCATGCTGGTGAAAAGCTCCAACGACATCGCGCAGGCGCTGGCGCGTGACAACGCTGGCAGCGTGGCCGCCTTTGCCCAGAAGATGGATGATCGCGCACGTCAGCTCGGTCTGCAAAACACCCATTTCGTCAATCCGCACGGACTTCCATCTCTCACTGACGAAGATCCCTACTCGACCGCGCGAGATCTGGCAGTGATCGCCAAGGCGGCTGACAAGCTGCCGGACATTCGAGCCATCGTGAAGCTGCAGAGCTACAAGTTTGTGAAGCCGGATGGCAAATCCATTGACCTGGCCAACACCAACCGCGTGCTGCGCACCGCCAGCTACTGCGATGGGATGAAGACTGGCTTTACCGAAGCCGCCGGCTACTGCCTCGTGGCCACCGGAGAGCGCAATGGCCGCCGCCGAATTGTAGTCATTCTCAACGACAGCCACGAGGGTGTCTGGCGTGACGCGCAGGCGCTGCTGGACTGGGCACTGAAGGCGTGA
- a CDS encoding lactonase family protein, whose translation MQTHASSLSRRSFLSTALAAGAAFSAQAKDQAPLIAYVGTFTSPLQNMKATQVDLPPGNGQGIHLFEVNRETGAMTPCGLYKSGSSPNCLAFNATRTVLYSTNETDANGSHEAGTVSSFAINPKNGELTLMNTVSSGGKGPTYISLHPSGRFLLVANYFGGSCSVLPVKPDGTLGEATDFKQDTGTIGPRKATNAPPGSFAFSGHDGTHSHMIQADASGRYVLSVDLGLDQILVWKFDDQKGTLTPNDPPHVSFPPGDGPRHFAFHPNNHWLYSLQEEGSTVVLFDYDIEKGRLTSRQTISSLPPGFAGSNFCSEILVSADGRFVYVGNRLHDSIGIFAIGKDGTLTFVAEEWTHGDYPRSFNFDPTGEFFYSLNQRGDNVAIFRVNRKTGVLTFTGHYAAVGNPSSIVFLDLAEGK comes from the coding sequence ATGCAAACACACGCTTCATCCCTTTCCCGCCGCTCTTTTCTCAGCACCGCACTCGCTGCAGGAGCGGCTTTTTCAGCGCAGGCCAAAGATCAGGCTCCGCTCATCGCTTACGTGGGCACCTTCACCTCACCGCTGCAAAACATGAAGGCTACGCAGGTGGACCTCCCTCCCGGAAACGGTCAGGGCATCCACCTCTTCGAAGTGAATCGTGAGACAGGGGCCATGACCCCTTGCGGGCTGTACAAGTCAGGCAGCAGCCCCAACTGCCTGGCCTTCAACGCCACGCGTACGGTGCTGTATTCCACCAACGAAACCGATGCCAACGGCAGCCACGAGGCAGGCACGGTGAGCTCCTTTGCCATCAATCCCAAGAACGGCGAACTGACACTGATGAACACCGTCAGCTCCGGTGGCAAGGGCCCCACCTACATCAGCCTGCATCCCTCCGGCCGCTTCCTGCTGGTGGCCAATTACTTCGGGGGGTCATGCTCGGTGCTGCCGGTCAAACCCGACGGCACCCTGGGCGAAGCCACAGACTTCAAGCAGGACACTGGCACCATCGGCCCCCGCAAGGCCACCAACGCACCTCCCGGCAGCTTTGCCTTCAGCGGGCACGATGGCACGCACTCCCACATGATCCAGGCCGATGCTTCGGGCCGTTACGTCCTGTCCGTGGATCTCGGACTGGACCAGATCCTGGTATGGAAGTTCGATGACCAAAAAGGCACGCTCACGCCAAACGATCCGCCCCATGTCTCCTTTCCTCCAGGAGACGGGCCGCGCCACTTTGCCTTTCATCCCAACAACCACTGGCTCTACTCCCTGCAGGAGGAAGGCTCCACGGTGGTGCTGTTTGACTATGACATCGAGAAAGGCCGCCTCACCTCCCGCCAGACCATCTCCAGCCTGCCGCCTGGATTTGCCGGCAGCAATTTCTGCTCCGAGATTCTCGTCTCAGCGGACGGACGCTTCGTCTATGTGGGCAACCGCCTGCACGACAGCATAGGCATCTTCGCCATCGGCAAAGACGGCACGCTCACCTTTGTGGCTGAGGAGTGGACGCACGGCGACTACCCGCGCAGCTTCAACTTCGACCCCACCGGCGAGTTTTTCTACAGCCTCAATCAGCGCGGCGACAACGTGGCCATCTTCCGCGTAAACCGGAAAACCGGCGTCCTCACCTTCACCGGCCACTACGCAGCCGTCGGCAATCCCTCGAGCATCGTGTTTCTGGATCTGGCGGAAGGCAAGTGA
- a CDS encoding TMEM175 family protein translates to MEPNRLEAFSDGVLAIIITIMVLELKVPHGADLEALKPLLPVFLSYVLSFIYVGIYWNNHHHLLKACRKVTGPIMWANLHLLFWLSLFPFATGWMGENHLAPLPTAIYGAVLLCAAIAYYILQGCILKGQGDSKLAAALGSDLKGKLSPLVYLAAMVAAFYQAWISAFLYVAAALVWLIPDRRIERVLAECE, encoded by the coding sequence ATGGAACCCAACCGGCTTGAGGCTTTCAGCGATGGCGTTCTGGCCATCATCATCACCATCATGGTGCTGGAGCTGAAGGTGCCGCATGGCGCCGATCTGGAGGCGCTCAAGCCGCTGCTCCCGGTGTTTCTCAGCTATGTGCTGAGCTTCATCTATGTGGGCATCTACTGGAACAACCACCACCATCTGCTGAAGGCCTGCCGCAAGGTCACCGGCCCCATCATGTGGGCCAATCTGCACCTGCTCTTCTGGCTCTCCCTCTTCCCTTTTGCCACGGGCTGGATGGGGGAGAACCACCTCGCACCGCTGCCCACGGCCATCTACGGTGCGGTGCTGCTGTGCGCCGCTATCGCCTACTACATCCTGCAGGGCTGCATCCTCAAAGGGCAGGGGGATTCCAAACTGGCCGCCGCCTTGGGTAGCGATCTCAAAGGCAAGCTTTCTCCTTTGGTCTATCTCGCCGCCATGGTTGCCGCCTTTTATCAGGCTTGGATTTCTGCCTTTTTGTACGTGGCGGCAGCGCTCGTATGGCTCATCCCAGACCGCCGCATTGAGCGCGTGCTGGCCGAGTGCGAGTGA
- a CDS encoding platelet-activating factor acetylhydrolase IB subunit, whose amino-acid sequence MKLHTLLLATLCVATASFADEAKNLAIDPKPREGGWVKRHESFNEISKKGEAQLVFLGDSITQGWEGNGKEVWAKTWAPHKAANFGIGGDRTEHVIWRLQNGNFDGLNPKLIVLMIGTNNTGHQGRPAKEHGNVAYVSSAEQTAEGVKMILDILGKKMPQTKVLLLGIFPRGATKDDPMRKQNAATNNLISGFADGKRISYMDIGSTFLQPDGTLPKEIMPDLLHLNAKGYQLWADAIESKVKELMK is encoded by the coding sequence ATGAAACTGCACACCCTTCTGCTTGCCACCCTCTGTGTTGCCACCGCCAGCTTTGCTGACGAGGCCAAGAATCTTGCCATCGACCCCAAGCCCCGTGAAGGCGGCTGGGTGAAACGCCACGAGAGCTTCAACGAAATCTCCAAGAAGGGCGAGGCCCAGCTGGTGTTTCTGGGAGACTCCATCACTCAGGGCTGGGAAGGCAATGGCAAGGAAGTCTGGGCCAAGACCTGGGCACCTCACAAGGCTGCCAATTTCGGCATCGGAGGCGACCGCACCGAGCACGTGATCTGGCGCCTGCAGAACGGCAACTTTGACGGCCTGAATCCCAAGCTCATCGTGCTCATGATCGGCACCAACAACACCGGCCATCAGGGCCGCCCGGCCAAGGAGCATGGCAACGTGGCCTATGTCAGCAGCGCTGAGCAGACCGCCGAGGGGGTGAAGATGATCCTCGACATCCTGGGCAAAAAAATGCCACAGACCAAGGTGCTGCTGCTGGGCATCTTCCCCCGTGGAGCCACCAAGGACGATCCGATGCGCAAGCAGAACGCCGCCACCAACAACCTCATCTCCGGCTTTGCTGACGGCAAACGCATCTCCTACATGGACATTGGCAGCACCTTCCTGCAGCCAGACGGCACCCTGCCCAAGGAGATCATGCCCGACCTGCTCCATCTCAACGCCAAAGGTTACCAGCTCTGGGCCGATGCCATCGAGAGCAAGGTCAAAGAACTCATGAAGTAA
- a CDS encoding CocE/NonD family hydrolase, protein MRHALLLLLTACASLHAATPAKIDFGPVREEHLMIPMRDGKKLSAYVFFPPGEGKWPAIFEQRYADISSAGSRKAAAKFAEGGFVIALVNYRGTHESEGVYRGYRGLQWGPLKDGYDVCEWLAAQPWCTGKIGTYGGSQAGYAQNYLAVTQPPHLVAQYMTDTGLSLYQEGYRIGGATKPQRFIKGGAVARELKDNEDMLREWDQHPDYDDYWKDEDASLHFDKMNFPCFTIGSWFDFMCQGSVASFIGRNQHGGTNSRGQQQLIIGPWLHGGYPKSNKIGELVFPENAMFDVYMHMTKWFNHYLKGENNGIEKDTPVKYYVMGATGEEGAPGNVWREAKDFPPASKAADWFLQPDGKLAPAKPAAAKASTSYLSDPVHPMSLPYAGFPGAKDARGFEEQAEVRTWTTEVLSQPLEVTGRIKGEVFVSSTAKDTDFFLRVTDVYPDGRSILLVDYPLRARYHEGFDHQKLLVPGEVTKLSWDIGWVSIIFNKGHRIRVTIASTGAPYYEPNPQTGAPISHFITEPGVPAINTIWHDSAHASKVILPVLP, encoded by the coding sequence ATGCGCCACGCTCTTTTACTTCTCCTGACCGCCTGCGCCTCCCTGCACGCCGCCACTCCTGCCAAGATCGACTTCGGTCCTGTGCGCGAGGAGCATCTCATGATCCCGATGCGGGATGGCAAGAAGCTCTCCGCCTATGTGTTCTTCCCACCAGGAGAGGGCAAATGGCCCGCCATCTTTGAGCAGCGCTATGCAGACATCAGCAGCGCGGGATCGCGCAAGGCAGCGGCCAAGTTTGCCGAGGGCGGCTTTGTCATCGCGCTGGTGAACTACCGTGGCACGCATGAGAGCGAGGGCGTGTACCGTGGCTATCGAGGCCTGCAATGGGGCCCGCTGAAGGACGGCTACGATGTGTGCGAGTGGCTGGCGGCACAGCCCTGGTGTACGGGCAAGATCGGCACCTATGGCGGCTCACAGGCTGGCTATGCGCAGAACTACCTGGCCGTGACACAACCACCGCACCTCGTGGCTCAGTACATGACTGACACCGGCCTGAGCCTCTATCAGGAGGGCTACCGTATCGGCGGAGCTACCAAACCGCAGCGTTTCATCAAAGGCGGTGCGGTGGCTCGCGAACTGAAGGATAACGAAGACATGCTGCGCGAGTGGGACCAGCATCCGGACTACGATGACTATTGGAAGGACGAGGACGCCTCGTTGCATTTCGACAAGATGAACTTCCCCTGCTTCACGATCGGGAGCTGGTTTGACTTCATGTGCCAGGGCAGCGTGGCTAGCTTCATTGGTCGCAATCAACATGGCGGCACCAATTCACGCGGCCAGCAACAGCTCATCATCGGCCCCTGGCTGCATGGCGGCTATCCAAAGTCGAACAAGATCGGCGAACTCGTCTTCCCTGAGAACGCCATGTTTGACGTGTACATGCACATGACCAAGTGGTTCAACCACTACCTCAAAGGCGAGAACAACGGCATCGAGAAGGACACCCCGGTGAAGTATTACGTCATGGGGGCCACCGGCGAGGAAGGTGCACCCGGCAATGTATGGCGCGAGGCCAAAGACTTCCCGCCCGCCAGCAAGGCCGCCGACTGGTTCCTGCAGCCCGATGGCAAGCTGGCCCCCGCCAAGCCCGCTGCAGCTAAGGCCAGCACCTCGTATCTGAGCGATCCTGTGCATCCCATGAGCCTGCCCTATGCTGGATTTCCCGGAGCCAAAGATGCGCGCGGCTTTGAAGAGCAGGCCGAGGTGCGCACCTGGACCACCGAGGTGCTGAGCCAGCCTCTGGAAGTCACCGGCCGCATCAAAGGCGAGGTCTTCGTGTCCTCCACCGCCAAGGACACCGACTTCTTCCTGCGCGTGACGGATGTGTATCCCGATGGCCGCTCGATCCTGCTCGTGGACTACCCGCTGCGCGCCCGCTATCACGAAGGCTTTGACCATCAGAAGCTGCTCGTGCCTGGAGAGGTGACCAAGCTCTCGTGGGACATCGGCTGGGTCAGCATCATCTTCAACAAAGGGCACCGCATCCGCGTCACCATCGCCAGCACCGGCGCTCCGTATTATGAGCCGAATCCGCAGACCGGCGCACCCATCAGCCATTTCATCACCGAGCCCGGCGTGCCTGCCATCAATACCATCTGGCATGACTCTGCGCATGCCTCCAAAGTCATCCTGCCAGTGCTGCCCTGA